In Bradyrhizobium sp. 1(2017), one DNA window encodes the following:
- a CDS encoding M16 family metallopeptidase, with product MTYPFLRRVAFSLATGATLALVAISPSQAAAKIQRLVSPGGIEAWFVQDATVPLIAMEYSFAGGSAQDPKDKSGVANLVGDLLDEGSGDLDSKTFHERLDRRAIELSFSATRDTFRGSLRMLRDNKDEAFDLLRSALTSPHFDPADVERIRSQVVSGLRRETTNPTSLASRKFLEVAFGSHPYGRQTNGTLDSVPTITIADMKDYVGRVLAKDGLKVAVVGDVDPATLGKLLDHTFGALPAKANLTPVPDVEAAKPPQRAFVTLDVPQTVITFGGPGVKRSDPNFMAYYVVNHILGGGGLSSRLYREVREKRGLAYSVYESLLWMQHSALFIGNTGTRADRASDTIDAIEKEVRRIAEEGPTQKELDEAKSYLKGSQMLALDTSSKLAQALLQYQQDKLPIDYIEKRNAIVDAVTLDDAKAAAKRLWGQGLLTVVVGRAPQAAAQPAAAPATKSN from the coding sequence GTGACCTATCCTTTCCTCCGACGCGTTGCATTCTCCCTTGCCACCGGCGCGACGCTCGCGCTCGTCGCGATCTCACCGTCGCAGGCGGCGGCGAAGATTCAGCGACTGGTCTCGCCGGGCGGCATCGAAGCCTGGTTCGTGCAGGACGCGACGGTCCCGCTGATCGCCATGGAATATTCCTTTGCCGGCGGCTCGGCCCAGGATCCCAAGGACAAGTCCGGCGTCGCCAACCTGGTCGGCGACCTCCTCGACGAGGGCTCCGGCGATCTCGATTCCAAGACCTTTCATGAGCGGCTCGACCGCCGTGCCATCGAGCTCTCCTTCAGCGCCACCCGCGACACTTTCCGCGGCAGCCTGCGCATGCTGCGCGACAACAAGGACGAGGCCTTCGACCTGCTCAGGAGCGCGCTGACCTCGCCGCATTTCGACCCCGCCGATGTCGAGCGCATCCGCTCGCAGGTCGTCTCGGGGCTGCGCCGCGAGACCACCAATCCGACATCGCTGGCGAGCCGCAAGTTCCTGGAGGTCGCCTTCGGCAGCCATCCCTATGGCCGGCAGACCAATGGCACCCTCGACAGCGTGCCGACCATCACGATCGCCGACATGAAGGATTATGTCGGCCGCGTGCTCGCCAAGGACGGGTTGAAGGTCGCGGTCGTCGGCGACGTCGATCCGGCGACGCTCGGCAAGCTGCTCGACCACACCTTCGGCGCCCTGCCCGCCAAGGCCAACCTCACGCCAGTTCCGGATGTCGAGGCCGCAAAGCCGCCGCAGCGCGCCTTCGTGACCCTCGACGTGCCGCAGACCGTGATCACCTTCGGCGGGCCCGGGGTGAAGCGCAGCGATCCCAACTTCATGGCCTACTACGTGGTCAACCACATCCTCGGTGGCGGCGGATTGTCCTCACGGCTCTATCGCGAGGTCCGCGAGAAGCGCGGGCTGGCCTATTCCGTGTACGAATCGCTGCTCTGGATGCAGCATTCGGCGCTCTTCATCGGGAACACCGGCACGCGCGCCGACCGGGCCAGCGACACCATCGACGCCATCGAGAAGGAAGTGCGCCGCATCGCCGAGGAGGGCCCGACACAGAAAGAGCTCGACGAGGCCAAGTCCTACCTCAAGGGCTCGCAGATGCTGGCGCTCGACACCTCCTCCAAGCTGGCGCAGGCGCTGCTGCAGTACCAGCAGGACAAGCTGCCGATCGACTATATCGAGAAGCGCAACGCCATCGTCGATGCCGTGACGCTGGACGACGCCAAGGCCGCCGCCAAGCGCCTGTGGGGCCAGGGTCTCCTGACCGTCGTCGTCGGCCGTGCCCCGCAGGCCGCAGCGCAACCGGCGGCAGCACCGGCGACGAAGTCGAACTGA
- a CDS encoding M16 family metallopeptidase, which translates to MMSSYRSAACLLAALLSTSVLTAGASLAQTTVTSAPPASFTLSNGMQVVVIPDHRTPVVTEMIWYKVGSADETPGKSGLAHFLEHLMFKGTSKHPAGEFSQTVLRVGGNENASTSVDYTNYYQRVPKEQLPTMMEFEADRMTGLVLKDENVLPERDVVLEEYNMRVANNPDARLNEQIMAALYLNHPYGRPVIGWHQEIEKLDREDALAFYRRFYAPNNAILVIAGDVDAAEVRPLVERNFGSIPAQPAIPARRVRPQEPEPAAPRTVTLADPRVEQPSMRRYYLVPSATTAAAGESAALDVLAQLMGSGSNSYLYRALVVDKPLAVSANASYSSISLDPTQFAVSAAPKPGVSFAEIEQAVDGVIANVAQNPIRAEDLERVKTQLIAEAIYAQDNQAVLARWYGGALTTGLSIEDIRSWPDRIRAVTAEQVRAAAQKWLEKKRSVTGYLIKDTAAAKPEEKRS; encoded by the coding sequence ATGATGTCCTCATACCGATCGGCTGCCTGCCTCCTCGCCGCGCTGCTTTCGACGAGTGTCCTGACGGCTGGCGCGTCCCTCGCCCAGACCACGGTCACATCGGCTCCGCCCGCCAGCTTCACGCTCAGCAACGGCATGCAGGTCGTGGTGATCCCGGATCACCGCACGCCCGTGGTCACGGAGATGATCTGGTACAAGGTCGGCTCGGCCGACGAGACGCCGGGCAAATCCGGGCTCGCGCACTTCCTCGAGCACCTGATGTTCAAGGGCACATCGAAGCATCCGGCCGGTGAATTCTCCCAGACCGTGCTCCGCGTCGGCGGCAACGAGAATGCCTCGACCTCGGTCGACTACACCAACTACTACCAGCGTGTGCCGAAAGAGCAGCTGCCGACGATGATGGAGTTCGAGGCGGACCGCATGACCGGCCTCGTCCTCAAGGACGAGAATGTGCTGCCCGAACGCGACGTCGTGCTCGAAGAGTACAACATGCGCGTCGCCAACAATCCGGACGCGCGGCTGAACGAGCAGATCATGGCCGCGCTCTATCTCAATCATCCCTATGGCCGGCCGGTGATCGGCTGGCACCAGGAGATCGAGAAGCTCGATCGCGAGGATGCGCTCGCCTTCTACCGTCGCTTCTACGCGCCGAACAACGCGATCCTGGTGATCGCCGGCGATGTCGACGCCGCCGAGGTACGCCCGCTGGTCGAGCGCAATTTCGGCTCCATCCCGGCGCAGCCCGCCATTCCCGCTCGTCGCGTGCGTCCGCAGGAGCCGGAGCCGGCCGCGCCGCGCACCGTCACGCTCGCCGACCCGCGCGTCGAGCAACCGAGCATGCGGCGCTATTATCTCGTGCCCTCCGCCACCACGGCTGCGGCCGGCGAGAGCGCGGCCCTCGACGTGCTCGCGCAGCTGATGGGCAGCGGCAGCAATTCCTATCTCTACCGCGCCCTCGTCGTCGACAAGCCGCTCGCGGTCTCCGCCAACGCCAGCTATTCCAGCATCTCGCTCGACCCGACCCAGTTTGCCGTCTCGGCCGCGCCGAAGCCCGGCGTCAGCTTCGCCGAGATCGAGCAGGCGGTCGATGGCGTGATCGCCAATGTCGCGCAGAACCCGATCCGCGCCGAGGATCTGGAGCGCGTCAAGACCCAGCTCATTGCGGAAGCGATCTACGCCCAGGACAACCAGGCGGTGCTGGCACGCTGGTATGGCGGCGCGCTGACCACGGGCCTGTCGATCGAGGACATCAGGAGCTGGCCCGACCGCATCCGCGCGGTCACGGCCGAGCAGGTTCGCGCGGCTGCGCAGAAATGGCTCGAGAAGAAGCGCTCGGTGACGGGCTATCTGATCAAGGACACCGCGGCCGCCAAGCCCGAGGAGAAGCGTTCGTGA
- a CDS encoding GMC family oxidoreductase: MAKFDLNDSGVVVIVGSGAGGGTLGNELAQKGVKVVILEAGPRIENHDFVNDEWESFSQLAWTDARTTSGTWRVAKDFSGLPAWIVKAVGGSTTHWAGASLRFDEHEFKVKSAYGNIPGANLLDWPVTLAEMEPWYAKAENKMGVTRTNGIPGLPGNNNFKVLEAGAKKLGYKTVHTGNMAINSQPRDGRGACQQIGFCFQGCKSGAKWSTLYTEIPKGEATGNLEVRPGSMVVKIEHDASGKVSGVVYADESGAMQRQKARIVAVAGNSIESPRLLLNSASTMFPDGLANSSGQVGRNYMRHMTGSVYAVFEKSVHMYRGTTMAGIIRDESVNNPKRGFVGGYEMETLSIGLPFMAAFLNPGAWGRPFTSALDGYPRMAGMWLVGEDMPQETNRITLDPVVKDKFGQPVASVHFDDHPNDVAMRAHAYKQGAAVYDAVGATVTYPTPPYPSTHNLGTNRMSEKPRDGVVNKFGQSHDVKNLFVSDGSQFTSGAACNPTLTIVALAIRQADYIAGAMQKKEI; the protein is encoded by the coding sequence ATGGCAAAATTCGATCTGAACGATTCCGGCGTTGTGGTGATCGTCGGCTCCGGTGCCGGCGGCGGCACGCTGGGCAACGAGCTCGCGCAGAAGGGCGTCAAGGTCGTCATCCTCGAGGCAGGTCCCCGCATCGAGAACCACGACTTCGTCAACGACGAGTGGGAGAGTTTTTCCCAGCTTGCCTGGACCGATGCGCGCACGACGTCAGGCACATGGCGCGTTGCCAAGGATTTTTCGGGTCTCCCCGCCTGGATCGTCAAGGCGGTCGGCGGCTCGACCACCCATTGGGCCGGCGCCTCGCTGCGTTTCGACGAGCACGAGTTCAAGGTCAAGAGCGCCTACGGCAACATTCCCGGCGCAAATCTCCTGGACTGGCCGGTGACCCTCGCGGAGATGGAGCCCTGGTACGCCAAGGCTGAGAACAAGATGGGCGTGACCCGCACCAACGGCATTCCCGGACTTCCCGGCAACAATAATTTCAAGGTGCTGGAGGCCGGCGCGAAGAAGCTCGGCTACAAGACGGTGCACACCGGCAACATGGCGATCAACAGCCAGCCGCGCGACGGCCGCGGCGCCTGCCAGCAGATCGGCTTCTGCTTCCAGGGCTGCAAATCCGGCGCGAAATGGTCGACGCTCTACACCGAGATCCCGAAGGGCGAGGCCACCGGCAATCTCGAGGTCCGTCCCGGCAGCATGGTGGTGAAGATCGAGCACGACGCCAGCGGCAAGGTGAGCGGCGTCGTCTATGCCGACGAGAGCGGCGCGATGCAACGCCAGAAGGCGCGCATCGTCGCGGTCGCCGGAAATTCGATCGAAAGCCCGCGGTTGCTGCTCAACAGCGCCTCCACCATGTTCCCCGACGGCCTCGCCAATTCCAGCGGCCAGGTCGGCCGCAACTACATGCGTCACATGACCGGCAGCGTCTACGCCGTATTCGAGAAATCGGTGCACATGTATCGCGGCACCACCATGGCAGGCATCATCCGCGACGAGTCCGTCAACAACCCCAAGCGCGGCTTCGTCGGCGGCTACGAGATGGAGACGCTGTCGATCGGCCTGCCCTTCATGGCGGCGTTCCTCAATCCCGGCGCCTGGGGGCGTCCGTTCACGTCAGCGCTCGACGGTTATCCCAGGATGGCCGGGATGTGGCTGGTCGGCGAAGACATGCCGCAGGAGACCAACCGCATCACGCTCGACCCTGTCGTGAAGGACAAGTTCGGACAGCCGGTCGCGAGCGTGCATTTCGACGACCATCCCAACGACGTGGCCATGCGCGCGCACGCCTACAAGCAGGGTGCCGCAGTCTATGACGCCGTCGGCGCCACCGTGACCTATCCGACACCGCCCTATCCGAGCACGCATAATCTTGGCACGAACCGGATGAGCGAGAAGCCCAGGGACGGCGTGGTCAACAAGTTCGGGCAGAGCCACGACGTCAAGAACCTGTTCGTTTCGGACGGCAGCCAATTCACCAGCGGCGCGGCCTGCAACCCGACGCTGACCATCGTCGCGCTGGCCATCCGGCAGGCGGACTACATCGCCGGCGCGATGCAGAAGAAGGAGATTTGA
- a CDS encoding VOC family protein, with protein MAKPVHSMIRVRDEARSLDFYRRAFALEVADHLKFADFALIYLRHPSSPFEVELTVNFDRKEPYQLGDGYGHLAVVVEDLDAEHARFEREKLAPGPLRDFKHDGRTLARFFFVSDPDGYKIEVIQRGGRFG; from the coding sequence ATGGCCAAGCCCGTTCATTCCATGATCCGCGTGCGTGACGAGGCGCGCTCGCTCGACTTCTACAGGCGCGCCTTTGCCCTGGAGGTCGCCGACCATCTGAAATTCGCGGATTTCGCCCTGATCTATCTGCGTCACCCTTCCTCACCTTTCGAGGTCGAGTTGACGGTGAATTTCGATCGCAAGGAGCCGTACCAGCTCGGCGACGGCTACGGCCATCTCGCCGTGGTGGTCGAAGACCTCGACGCCGAGCATGCCCGCTTCGAGCGCGAGAAGCTCGCACCGGGCCCCTTGCGCGACTTCAAGCACGACGGCCGAACGCTGGCGCGCTTCTTCTTCGTCAGCGATCCCGACGGCTACAAGATCGAGGTGATCCAGCGGGGCGGGCGTTTCGGCTGA
- a CDS encoding gluconate 2-dehydrogenase subunit 3 family protein, with the protein MREVDRRSKHSRRVFLKGAATAVPVVAVATGVAVSIEDAWADDATALSPTTMKTLLKVARDIYPHDVLGDSYYITAIKPWDGKAAKDASVKSLISGGVARLDQNARDRHKVPYAEVPWEADRVVLLKEIEQSDFFQKVRGDLVVSLYNQKEVWPRFGYEGSSAEHGGYINRGFADIDWLQA; encoded by the coding sequence ATGAGAGAAGTCGATCGTCGAAGCAAGCACAGCCGCCGCGTCTTTCTCAAGGGCGCGGCAACCGCCGTACCGGTCGTTGCGGTGGCGACCGGCGTTGCCGTCAGCATCGAGGACGCCTGGGCCGATGACGCCACCGCGCTTTCGCCCACGACGATGAAGACGCTGCTGAAGGTCGCGCGCGACATCTATCCGCACGATGTCCTCGGCGACAGCTACTACATCACCGCGATCAAGCCGTGGGACGGCAAGGCGGCCAAGGATGCATCGGTCAAATCGCTGATCAGTGGCGGCGTCGCGCGGCTCGACCAGAACGCACGGGATCGCCACAAGGTCCCCTATGCCGAAGTGCCCTGGGAAGCCGACCGCGTGGTGCTCCTGAAGGAGATCGAGCAGAGCGACTTCTTCCAGAAGGTGCGCGGCGACCTCGTCGTCTCCCTCTACAACCAGAAAGAGGTCTGGCCGCGCTTCGGCTACGAGGGCTCCTCCGCCGAGCACGGGGGCTACATCAACCGCGGCTTCGCCGACATCGACTGGCTGCAGGCTTAA
- a CDS encoding c-type cytochrome: protein MRAIALGLCTAMVLVVQVADAQMPLPAAKPPDGATLFKQQCAVCHALNLSEPMRQGPALVKIVGRPAGKVEGFKYSEALSKADFAWDETKLDAWLNNPQAVIPGVTMVYRQAKPETRAAIIAYLKEQN, encoded by the coding sequence ATGCGCGCAATCGCTCTCGGATTGTGCACCGCGATGGTGCTGGTGGTGCAGGTCGCCGACGCGCAAATGCCTTTGCCGGCCGCAAAGCCGCCGGATGGCGCCACACTCTTCAAGCAGCAATGCGCGGTGTGCCACGCGCTGAACCTGTCGGAACCGATGCGGCAAGGTCCGGCGCTCGTGAAGATCGTGGGGCGCCCCGCGGGCAAGGTCGAGGGCTTCAAATACTCGGAGGCCCTGTCGAAGGCCGACTTCGCCTGGGACGAGACGAAGCTCGACGCCTGGCTGAACAATCCGCAAGCCGTCATTCCCGGCGTGACCATGGTGTACCGGCAGGCCAAGCCGGAAACGCGCGCCGCCATCATTGCCTATCTGAAGGAGCAGAACTGA
- the arfB gene encoding alternative ribosome rescue aminoacyl-tRNA hydrolase ArfB, whose amino-acid sequence MLRISRDLVIDEDDIEIGFVRASGPGGQNVNKVSTSAQLRFDTRKLTLPEDAAIRLARIAGQRMTKDGVIVIHAQRFRTQERNRQDAIDRLVEILTEAMIRPTPRRATRPTFASKQRRLDGKKRRSDVKAGRGGRFDD is encoded by the coding sequence ATGCTGCGGATATCCCGCGATCTCGTCATCGACGAGGACGACATCGAGATCGGCTTTGTCCGCGCCTCCGGCCCGGGCGGGCAGAACGTCAACAAGGTGTCGACCTCGGCCCAGCTGCGCTTCGACACGCGCAAGCTGACCCTGCCGGAGGACGCCGCGATCCGGCTCGCGCGCATCGCCGGCCAGCGCATGACGAAGGACGGCGTGATCGTGATCCACGCCCAGCGCTTTCGGACCCAGGAGCGTAACCGGCAGGACGCGATCGACCGGCTCGTCGAAATCCTGACGGAGGCGATGATCCGGCCGACGCCGCGCCGCGCGACGCGACCGACCTTCGCCTCCAAGCAGCGCCGGCTCGACGGCAAGAAACGCCGCAGCGACGTCAAGGCCGGACGCGGCGGCCGCTTCGACGATTAA
- the lspA gene encoding signal peptidase II → MTPLRAGILSALVTLVLDQASKLWLLNVFDLAHRGAVRVTPFFDLVLAWNIGISFGWLQNDSQAAQLALMAVKGIAVVALAIWMARSHTLLATIALGLIIGGAIGNGIDRLAYGAVVDFALFHIEIGGKTYNWYVFNLADVAIVAGVAALLYDSFLGVPAAKAP, encoded by the coding sequence ATGACCCCGCTCCGCGCCGGCATCCTCTCCGCCCTGGTCACGCTCGTCCTGGACCAGGCCTCGAAGCTCTGGCTGCTGAACGTGTTCGACCTCGCCCACCGCGGCGCGGTCAGGGTGACGCCGTTCTTCGACCTGGTGCTGGCCTGGAATATCGGCATCAGCTTCGGCTGGCTCCAGAACGATAGCCAGGCTGCGCAGCTCGCGCTGATGGCGGTTAAAGGTATCGCGGTGGTCGCGCTGGCGATCTGGATGGCCCGCTCGCACACCCTCCTTGCCACCATCGCCCTCGGCCTGATCATCGGCGGCGCCATCGGCAATGGCATCGACCGCCTGGCCTATGGTGCGGTGGTGGATTTTGCGCTGTTCCACATCGAGATCGGCGGAAAGACCTATAATTGGTATGTGTTTAACCTCGCGGACGTGGCGATCGTTGCTGGTGTGGCGGCGCTATTGTATGATTCCTTCCTGGGGGTACCCGCCGCAAAAGCGCCCTGA